From the Candidatus Polarisedimenticolaceae bacterium genome, the window GTCGCCGCCCTGCTGTGTTCTCCCCGACCCGTGCACGCGGAGCGCCCGCTCGTCTACGCGATCGAAGGCGCGACGGTGCTCGTCGCCCCCGGCCGCACGCTCGAGAACGCGACCGTCGTCGTCCGCGACGGGCGCATCGAGGCCGCGGGTCGCGAGGTGCGTGTTCCCGCCGACGCCGTCCCGATCGCCGGGAAAGGCACGTGGGTCTGGGCGGCGTTCCTCGATGCGGGCTCGACGCTCGGCCAGAACGAGCCCGAGCCCGCCCGTCGCCCTCCCCCGGGCGATGCCCACGACGACTTCGGCGCGGCGGAGCCTCCGTCGGGGAGCCTCACGGCCGCCGGCCCCGCCCACGCCGTCCCGCGCGTGCGGGCCGAGTTCCGAGCGATCGACGCCCTCAAGCCGTTCGCGGGAGACGCGAAGTTCACGACGGAGCCCTGGCGCCGCCAGGGCGTCGGCGCCGTGCTCGTGCAGCCGAGTCGAGGTCTGTTCCGTGGCGAGAGCTCCGTGGTCCTCCTCGCCGACGATCGGCCGGTGGCCGAGCTCGTCGTCCGCGCCGGCGCCGCCCAGCACGTCGCGTTCGAGTCCGGCTCGTTCGGCGAGGGTTACCCGACGAGTCTGATGGGCGCGGTGGCGGCGATCCGCCAGACGCTGCTCGACGCCCGCCGTTTCGCGGCCTGGCAGGACCTCTACGCCCGCGATCCGCGCGCGAGCTCCCGCCCGGAGTACGTCGCCGCGTTCGAGGCGCTGCGCCCCGTCCTCGAGCGGAGGCGACGCGCGATCGTGCAGGCGGACGACCCCGCGGACGTCCTGATCGCCGGCGCGCTCGCGCGCGAGTTCGACCTCGACGTCGCCGTCGCCGGAACGGGATTCGAGGCGGAGCTGGCGGCGGCGGTTCGGGCCACCGGGCTGCCGATCCTGTTCCCCGCCGCGGTTCCCGACCGCCCGAAGGCCGCGGACGCCGACGAGGCGCTCGCCCTGACCCTCCGGGACCTGACGCGATACAACGACGCGTCCGGCGCACCGCGGCGCCTGCACGAGGCCGGCGTCCGGTTCGCGCTCACCAGCCGCGGATTGCGCAATCCGTCCGAGCTCGGCGCGAACCTGCGGGCGTTCGTCGAGGCGGGGCTCCCTT encodes:
- a CDS encoding amidohydrolase family protein, yielding MQRIVAGGIVAALLCSPRPVHAERPLVYAIEGATVLVAPGRTLENATVVVRDGRIEAAGREVRVPADAVPIAGKGTWVWAAFLDAGSTLGQNEPEPARRPPPGDAHDDFGAAEPPSGSLTAAGPAHAVPRVRAEFRAIDALKPFAGDAKFTTEPWRRQGVGAVLVQPSRGLFRGESSVVLLADDRPVAELVVRAGAAQHVAFESGSFGEGYPTSLMGAVAAIRQTLLDARRFAAWQDLYARDPRASSRPEYVAAFEALRPVLERRRRAIVQADDPADVLIAGALAREFDLDVAVAGTGFEAELAAAVRATGLPILFPAAVPDRPKAADADEALALTLRDLTRYNDASGAPRRLHEAGVRFALTSRGLRNPSELGANLRAFVEAGLPSDVALAALTTVPAEILGVDRQLGTVEPGKIANLVLADGPPFAKGTTIRRMFLDGREVTFEEKRKPKGDPSAKVDPRGTWSVIVDFGGGAATRTWTIEGTPGALRGTAETQRGTVTFERVVLEGNLLTVVFPPQGGRPATEASVVVTGDEFEGTAEFGSRTVDLGGKRTKGPEGGAR